The genomic segment TCAGCGATTGTTTTTGTTGTTGCTTTTGGACGAAATTAGATTCTAAACGCACAAATAAAACCTCCATTAAAAATAAGTCTGCTTTAACTAAATGATATTCCATTCCTATTAGTTATTATAACATGGCGTTTTTTAAATTACAGTAGATTCTGTCCATCAAAGCGCAAAAAAAACCAAGCACTCAAGCGAGCACTTGGACTTTTGATTATTTTGGTAAATGGTTTAAAAAGTTCTGAGAAGCAAATCCTACTACTTCTTCTTTTGTAAAATGTTTTTCTAATACTTGAAGGAAGTCTTGATATTTCCCAGCATTTTCAAGTCCATTAATATGGTCCGGAATGCCGTCAAAATCAGAACCAAAACCAATATTCTTAACTCCACCAAGTCCGCAGATATGTTCAATATGGCGCACAACGTCTTCCATATCCGCTACTCCGGAATTAGTTGTGAAAAGCGGATGAAAAATCACGTGGATCATCGCATCATGCTCAATCATTGCTTTAATTTGGTCATCGTCTAGATTTCTCGGATGCGAACAAATCGCTTTTGCACTAGAATGACTGGCAATCACAAAATCTGCTTCTTCTAATGCGTCCCAAAAAGCTTTTACACTTAAATGAGATACATCAGTAAATATTTTTCGTTCGTTTAAGCGATGAATAATTTCTTTGCCAAAATGAGTTAAGCCAGCGCCACGTTCTTCCATAATTCCATCCGCTGCTAAATTGGCATTATTCCAAGTCAAACCGACAGATAAAACGCCTGCATCGAGTAATTGGGTTAATTTATCCAAATCGCGTCCAATTGGTTCAATTCCTTCTAATGTGAGTACTGCACCAATTTTTTCTTCTGGAAAATTTTCTAAATCACTCCACTTCTTCACTTGATGAATTACTCCACCTTTATGAAGGACGTGTTGTTTAAAAATATTCACCTGCTCTACGGCTTTCTTCCATTTGTGCTCAACCGGAACACATTCATCAAGAAAAATTGCAAATCCTTGTAGTAACATCTTCGCCTCTATAAGTCGTTCAAAATTCACATCAAGTTCTTCGGCATCTTGAAAAGTGTATTTTCCTTTTCCAGCTTGCAATTTATAAAGCGCATCACAGTGTGTATCTATTACTCTCATTTTCTGTCGTTCCTCCTTTTTGATACATCTATTATATACCTTTCAGAGGATTAGACAAGTGCTGTTTCAAGAACCATTTTATTTAGTCATTTTATGCTTTTTACCTGGCCAGAATGCCCATTTTCCAAGAAGTACAGTAATAGATGGAACTAGGAATGGACGGACAATGAATGTATCTAATAAGACTCCAATAGCAGTGATTAATCCAAATTGTACTAATAGCTGGATTGGAAGTGTTGTTAGAACTCCAAATGTTCCTGCTAAAATTAAACCTGCTGAGGTAATAACGCCTCCTGTTTGTCCAACGCCTTCTGTAATAGCTTTTCGTAGCGGTAATTTTTCACTATTTTTCCAAATACTAGAAATCATGAAGATATTGTAATCTTCGCCGAGCGCGACAATGAAGACAAAGGCGTACAG from the Listeria seeligeri serovar 1/2b str. SLCC3954 genome contains:
- a CDS encoding dipeptidase, which produces MRVIDTHCDALYKLQAGKGKYTFQDAEELDVNFERLIEAKMLLQGFAIFLDECVPVEHKWKKAVEQVNIFKQHVLHKGGVIHQVKKWSDLENFPEEKIGAVLTLEGIEPIGRDLDKLTQLLDAGVLSVGLTWNNANLAADGIMEERGAGLTHFGKEIIHRLNERKIFTDVSHLSVKAFWDALEEADFVIASHSSAKAICSHPRNLDDDQIKAMIEHDAMIHVIFHPLFTTNSGVADMEDVVRHIEHICGLGGVKNIGFGSDFDGIPDHINGLENAGKYQDFLQVLEKHFTKEEVVGFASQNFLNHLPK